A DNA window from bacterium contains the following coding sequences:
- a CDS encoding polysaccharide biosynthesis protein, producing the protein MSDDLNTSSGTKPRRRTLRNAAFSLLGKAIGAVFSYIVIKLLLDVLTVEQYGLYSLLFIGVMVNLSMVFQLGAPNLLTRYIPERFNLHDWRGVHTIFKTVMRAQLLVALGTSAVVFFLAPQISRWINFPGDTDILRVFSLAAILYLLTEVYHLVFSAVFRQQTIFNVTLAYNTVRLLLLGGVYFLYRDFMAVVIAEGLALLGCLIFYALAYRRTNVSPSESAAPALDWPRMKRFASLSYLNEIGVSILSVATDFFLVSGMLGGIATGFYGLANRINDLAQKVLPMKMLGPVVQPLFFSEYGANKEKAEFGFRLLIKATLFPTVAVAVWLAVMSKEVIIYVFDPRYADAWMLVAVMALFLPAVSLRQPLGLMMQNHERVDILIYAKIAGVLKIIAGVLLLPKYGYNVMPWITGLAMVLQNNIVYYNVKRIANARMDVWGNIRIWLNAVAAGAVIYLLKPYLNSLLGVIASVFIFSVLFLLFSLINRGFSKEERDFINSKLPKPLWKF; encoded by the coding sequence TTGTCCGACGACTTAAACACATCTTCCGGCACGAAGCCGCGCCGCCGCACGCTGCGCAACGCCGCCTTTTCCCTGTTGGGCAAGGCGATTGGGGCCGTGTTTTCCTACATCGTCATCAAATTGCTGCTCGATGTTTTGACCGTAGAACAGTACGGACTCTACTCGCTGCTGTTCATCGGAGTGATGGTCAATCTCTCGATGGTCTTTCAGCTTGGCGCACCCAATCTCTTGACGCGTTACATTCCCGAGCGCTTCAACCTGCACGATTGGCGCGGTGTACACACGATTTTCAAGACGGTAATGCGTGCGCAACTCCTGGTCGCGCTGGGCACGAGTGCGGTGGTTTTCTTCCTCGCGCCGCAGATCTCGCGCTGGATCAATTTCCCCGGCGACACGGACATCCTGCGCGTCTTCAGTCTTGCCGCGATACTCTATCTGCTGACCGAAGTCTATCATCTGGTCTTCAGCGCGGTCTTTCGTCAGCAGACGATCTTCAATGTCACGCTCGCCTACAACACCGTGCGGCTCTTACTGCTGGGCGGCGTGTATTTTCTCTACCGCGATTTCATGGCCGTCGTCATCGCCGAAGGTCTTGCGCTGCTCGGCTGCCTGATCTTCTACGCCCTCGCCTATCGCCGCACGAACGTATCCCCGTCGGAATCCGCCGCGCCCGCGCTTGACTGGCCGCGGATGAAGAGATTCGCGAGCCTGAGCTATCTCAATGAGATTGGCGTTTCGATTCTCTCTGTCGCCACGGATTTCTTTCTGGTCAGCGGGATGCTTGGCGGCATCGCCACGGGCTTTTACGGACTGGCCAACCGCATCAACGACCTCGCGCAAAAAGTGCTGCCGATGAAGATGCTTGGCCCGGTCGTGCAGCCGCTCTTTTTCAGCGAGTACGGCGCGAATAAGGAGAAAGCCGAGTTTGGCTTCCGCCTGCTGATCAAAGCCACGCTCTTCCCCACCGTTGCGGTCGCCGTTTGGCTGGCCGTGATGTCCAAGGAAGTGATCATTTACGTTTTCGATCCGCGCTATGCCGACGCCTGGATGCTCGTCGCGGTGATGGCGCTGTTTCTCCCGGCCGTCTCGCTGCGACAGCCGCTCGGGCTGATGATGCAAAACCACGAGCGGGTGGATATTCTTATCTACGCCAAGATCGCGGGCGTGTTGAAGATCATCGCAGGCGTGCTGCTCTTGCCGAAATACGGCTACAATGTCATGCCCTGGATTACGGGGCTGGCGATGGTGTTACAGAACAACATCGTCTATTACAACGTCAAGCGCATCGCCAATGCGCGCATGGATGTCTGGGGCAACATTCGCATCTGGCTGAATGCTGTCGCGGCCGGAGCCGTCATCTATTTACTGAAACCCTATCTGAACAGCCTGCTCGGCGTCATCGCCAGTGTGTTCATCTTCAGCGTGCTGTTCCTGCTGTTCTCACTGATCAATCGCGGCTTCTCAAAAGAAGAACGCGATTTCATCAACAGCAAACTGCCGAAGCCGCTCTGGAAATTCTGA
- a CDS encoding PHP domain-containing protein, with amino-acid sequence MFRYDLHTHSCASHDCKTRYRDLVEMTRRRGLTGIALTDHDTIEGCAALQSIWPEDLHLIHGCERTLEDGSHIIGLFLSDVLRGSTLRDVVAEIRAQGGLIYLPHPYREYSGVLGAAAQHSEDDRAWIAAQADLIEIYNRKCTAAENARALALANELQKNFAGGSDAHRPHEIGFGVTEFAARLSPTEFTTHAALGLSEQAAALQTAHREVTPSTRPRDVVRNLLKDTGLLKPARSLRNRWLSRQQPSLIRYR; translated from the coding sequence GTGTTTCGCTACGATCTGCATACGCACTCCTGCGCTTCGCATGACTGTAAGACCCGTTACCGCGATCTGGTCGAGATGACTCGGCGCCGCGGACTAACGGGCATTGCCCTGACGGATCATGACACAATCGAGGGCTGCGCAGCGCTCCAAAGTATTTGGCCGGAGGATTTGCATTTGATCCACGGCTGCGAACGCACGCTGGAGGACGGCTCACACATCATCGGACTGTTTCTGAGTGACGTTCTGCGCGGCTCTACGCTGCGCGACGTGGTAGCGGAGATTCGTGCACAGGGCGGCCTGATCTATCTGCCGCATCCGTATCGCGAATATTCAGGCGTGCTCGGTGCAGCGGCGCAGCATTCGGAAGACGATCGCGCTTGGATCGCCGCCCAGGCCGACTTAATCGAGATCTACAATCGCAAATGCACCGCGGCGGAAAACGCCCGGGCGCTGGCGCTGGCGAACGAACTGCAGAAAAACTTCGCGGGGGGCAGCGACGCGCATCGCCCGCATGAAATCGGTTTCGGCGTGACTGAATTCGCGGCGCGCCTGAGTCCGACGGAATTTACCACACACGCCGCCCTTGGTCTGTCCGAGCAGGCCGCCGCCTTGCAGACGGCGCATCGTGAGGTGACGCCAAGCACGCGGCCACGAGACGTGGTACGCAATTTATTGAAAGACACCGGACTGCTGAAACCGGCGCGCTCCTTGCGCAATCGCTGGCTCAGCCGTCAACAACCTTCGCTCATACGATACCGATGA
- a CDS encoding histidinol-phosphate aminotransferase family protein, whose protein sequence is MNPNAFSVNRLDTIQPYKPSNQVAWFLPPESRPLKLDWNESPLPPSSKVQAAVRKFLEHPNALNWYPDANSHDLRIKLGQHWQVAEECVQTYCGSDSALHSAVRIFTRTGETVLMVSPTYDNFRIYALEAQCKVVLDGPQDIYTLTGAELAALVEKHKPRLVYLSNPNNPTGWLVPERDIVETAQRFPETMFIVDEAYAEFSGVTVIPRAVDLANLVVFRTFSKAYGLAGLRIGYVIGSPGNIANLNLIRNGKNVSMIGQVAAIAALDDQDYLKEILERVRAGEQILEDGLTRLGFGYRASPANFVLVKFPDAKRVQDGLVEQNAFVRSMSHLPGMEGYLRITLGDREQMTRFMAALEKTL, encoded by the coding sequence ATGAACCCGAACGCATTTTCCGTCAATCGGCTGGATACGATTCAGCCGTATAAACCAAGCAATCAGGTCGCGTGGTTCCTGCCGCCGGAATCCCGCCCGCTTAAACTCGATTGGAACGAGTCCCCGTTGCCGCCGTCTTCGAAAGTGCAGGCGGCCGTGCGCAAGTTCCTCGAACATCCAAACGCGCTGAACTGGTATCCCGATGCGAACTCGCATGATTTGCGCATTAAACTCGGGCAGCATTGGCAGGTGGCTGAGGAGTGCGTGCAAACCTACTGCGGTTCGGATTCAGCGCTGCATTCGGCGGTGCGGATTTTCACGCGGACCGGCGAAACGGTGCTGATGGTGTCGCCGACGTATGACAATTTCCGCATTTATGCGCTCGAAGCACAGTGCAAGGTCGTGCTCGACGGTCCGCAGGACATCTACACGCTTACGGGAGCCGAGCTGGCCGCGCTTGTCGAAAAACACAAACCGCGTCTCGTCTACCTGTCCAATCCCAATAATCCGACGGGTTGGCTTGTGCCGGAGCGTGACATCGTCGAGACGGCGCAGCGCTTCCCCGAAACAATGTTCATCGTGGATGAGGCGTACGCCGAGTTCTCGGGGGTGACGGTGATTCCGCGCGCAGTGGACCTGGCCAATTTGGTCGTGTTCCGCACGTTCTCCAAGGCCTACGGGTTGGCCGGACTGCGCATCGGTTACGTGATTGGCTCCCCCGGCAATATCGCCAATCTAAACTTGATTCGCAACGGCAAGAACGTCTCCATGATCGGCCAGGTGGCGGCGATTGCGGCGCTGGACGATCAAGATTACCTCAAGGAGATCCTCGAGCGCGTCCGGGCCGGCGAGCAGATTCTCGAGGACGGGCTGACGCGGCTGGGCTTCGGTTACCGTGCCTCACCCGCGAATTTCGTCTTGGTGAAATTCCCCGATGCCAAGCGCGTGCAGGACGGCTTGGTCGAACAGAATGCGTTCGTGCGTTCAATGAGCCACCTGCCGGGCATGGAAGGCTATTTGCGCATTACGCTGGGCGACCGTGAGCAGATGACGCGGTTCATGGCGGCCTTGGAAAAAACGCTCTAA
- a CDS encoding glycosyltransferase family 4 protein: MPKILFVTQYHYLRYTGGAELQCWMLAREFARRGWDVHYVSENNRPDAPRELDSIRLHYLPELPHWRDGNRRQLADVFEKVRPDVVYNRVFNLYTHHAMTLAPREAVTVWASAFVHDGSVTATLPELWATKSLKQFLVLVHRTLTIRARARRAALAAKIQLAQSNEQIEILRSRDFAPVLLRNSFEFPADMQVQTHDGKPLVLWVGGVKQRKRPELFYELARRCQDIDCEFVMAGELQDEQSKQPLAAAQRELKNFRYAGFVPADIVGKLYERAHVFVSTSQSEGFPNTFIQAWQRGVPVLSLDIDPDGLLSDEGMGVLAQNMNDMESQLRGMLADPQRRRVMGQRAHDVARREFNLEANVNRLEEMIRAKMRS, from the coding sequence TTGCCGAAAATTCTCTTCGTCACGCAGTACCACTATCTGCGCTATACCGGCGGCGCGGAATTGCAGTGCTGGATGCTGGCGCGGGAGTTTGCGCGACGCGGGTGGGACGTGCATTACGTGAGCGAGAACAACCGGCCCGACGCCCCGCGTGAGCTCGACTCGATTCGACTGCACTATCTGCCCGAACTGCCGCATTGGCGCGATGGAAACCGCCGACAATTGGCCGATGTGTTCGAGAAGGTGCGGCCGGACGTGGTGTATAACCGCGTGTTCAACCTCTACACGCATCACGCTATGACACTCGCGCCGCGCGAGGCCGTGACGGTCTGGGCGTCGGCTTTTGTGCATGACGGAAGCGTCACGGCGACGCTGCCGGAATTGTGGGCCACGAAATCGCTGAAACAGTTTCTCGTGCTGGTGCATCGCACGCTCACGATTCGCGCGCGGGCGCGAAGGGCGGCGCTGGCCGCGAAAATTCAATTGGCGCAATCCAACGAGCAGATCGAAATACTGCGCTCGCGCGATTTTGCGCCGGTGCTCTTGCGCAATAGCTTCGAGTTTCCTGCCGACATGCAGGTGCAGACGCACGACGGCAAGCCGCTCGTCCTGTGGGTGGGCGGCGTCAAGCAGCGCAAACGACCGGAGCTCTTCTACGAATTGGCGCGGCGCTGCCAGGACATAGATTGCGAGTTTGTGATGGCGGGCGAACTACAGGACGAACAGAGCAAGCAGCCGCTCGCTGCGGCGCAGCGCGAGCTGAAGAACTTCCGCTATGCGGGATTCGTGCCCGCGGATATTGTGGGCAAGCTCTATGAACGTGCGCATGTGTTCGTCTCGACGAGTCAATCGGAAGGATTTCCGAACACGTTCATTCAAGCGTGGCAGCGGGGTGTGCCCGTGCTCTCGCTCGACATTGATCCTGATGGCTTGTTGTCGGACGAAGGAATGGGCGTGCTGGCGCAAAACATGAATGACATGGAATCGCAACTTCGAGGAATGCTGGCCGACCCACAGCGGCGCCGCGTGATGGGGCAGCGCGCGCATGACGTGGCGCGGCGCGAATTCAATTTGGAGGCCAACGTAAATCGGCTGGAAGAGATGATCCGCGCGAAGATGCGGAGTTAG
- the feoB gene encoding ferrous iron transport protein B yields MTPTSREISHQPTPTRRLVAVAGNPNSGKTTLFNRLTGARHKVGNYPGVTVERKVGLLTLPSGEVVDLVDLPGTYSFAARSPEEQISHDVLVGESAGLGRPDSVIVVLDASNVRRNLYFATQLRDMGVRLIVALNMMDIARERGFHIDSQKLSAAIGCPVVPIVARTGEGVSDLLAQLAADRHTDGPAAQLPRFIDALPEPLESTVRELAEGLEQSGLAREENARAEALWLLVSTLDGDEAIHVSPTQTALAKRVLDKRKLTTIEIRAIETSARYQYLRNLMVLSAAVEQDLPHRVTEALDRVLLHRLFGPIIFLGVMAFVFQSIFSWAEPAMGAAEGLIGWISNHVASIMSPGLFRNLVIDGAIAGAGNVIVFLPQILLLFLFIGLMEDSGYMARAAFLMDRIMAKVGLDGRAFVPLLSSFACAVPGIMATRTIAGKKDRLVTILVAPLMSCSARLPVYTLIIGTVFAANERVWGVFTVGGLILMSMYLLSVFAGISIAALFKKTILRSPPPPLYLELPTYKLPSLQSVLMNLVDRAKLFMIRAGTVILAVTIILWALMNIELAPTNVAGFDLERQAVLTNSVLDADARAAALSQIDMRQAAQHTENSIGGQMGKLIEPVIAPLGFDWRMGIGIIASFAAREVFVSSLAVVHGISADDEDATTLRQTLQSATNEAGAPLYTPLVGIALMVFFVLACQCMSTVAIVRRETNSWSWPVFMIAYMTVLAWVGAFAVYQGGKLIGLS; encoded by the coding sequence ATGACGCCTACTTCGCGTGAGATTTCGCACCAGCCGACGCCAACACGTCGGCTTGTTGCTGTTGCGGGCAATCCCAATTCCGGGAAGACGACGCTGTTCAATCGTCTGACGGGGGCGCGTCACAAAGTCGGCAACTATCCGGGCGTCACCGTTGAACGCAAGGTCGGACTGCTCACCTTGCCGTCCGGGGAGGTTGTGGATCTCGTGGACTTGCCCGGCACGTACAGCTTCGCCGCGCGCTCTCCCGAGGAACAGATTTCGCATGACGTCTTAGTCGGCGAGAGCGCGGGGCTTGGTCGTCCGGACTCGGTCATCGTAGTGCTCGATGCTTCCAATGTGCGCCGCAATCTGTATTTCGCGACGCAATTGCGCGACATGGGTGTGCGGCTGATCGTCGCGTTGAATATGATGGACATCGCGCGCGAGCGCGGCTTCCATATTGATAGTCAGAAACTTTCCGCCGCGATCGGCTGCCCCGTTGTTCCGATCGTTGCGCGCACCGGCGAAGGCGTTAGCGACCTGCTCGCACAACTTGCCGCCGACCGTCACACGGATGGACCGGCCGCGCAGTTGCCGCGCTTTATTGACGCGTTGCCCGAGCCGCTCGAAAGCACGGTCCGCGAATTGGCCGAAGGGCTCGAACAGAGCGGTCTTGCGCGGGAAGAGAACGCCCGCGCCGAAGCGCTGTGGCTCCTGGTCTCGACCTTGGACGGCGACGAAGCCATACACGTATCGCCCACGCAAACGGCGCTGGCCAAGCGCGTGCTCGACAAACGCAAGCTAACCACGATAGAAATTCGCGCCATCGAGACCAGTGCGCGCTATCAGTACTTGCGTAACCTAATGGTGCTGTCAGCGGCGGTCGAGCAGGACCTGCCGCACCGCGTGACCGAAGCACTCGACCGTGTGCTCCTGCATCGTCTGTTCGGACCGATCATTTTTCTGGGCGTGATGGCCTTTGTCTTTCAGTCCATTTTTTCGTGGGCTGAACCCGCGATGGGCGCCGCCGAAGGGCTGATCGGCTGGATCTCGAACCATGTGGCCTCGATCATGTCACCCGGCCTGTTCCGCAATCTCGTGATTGACGGTGCGATTGCCGGAGCGGGCAATGTTATCGTTTTCCTGCCGCAGATTCTCTTGTTGTTTTTGTTTATCGGCCTGATGGAAGACTCGGGTTATATGGCGCGGGCCGCGTTTCTCATGGATCGCATTATGGCCAAAGTCGGCCTCGATGGCCGCGCATTTGTGCCGCTGCTCTCGAGTTTCGCCTGTGCCGTCCCGGGCATCATGGCTACGCGCACGATTGCCGGGAAGAAGGATCGCCTGGTCACGATACTCGTCGCGCCGTTGATGTCATGCAGTGCGCGGCTACCCGTCTACACCTTGATCATCGGCACCGTGTTCGCGGCCAACGAGCGAGTCTGGGGCGTCTTCACGGTCGGCGGACTCATTCTGATGAGCATGTATTTGCTTTCCGTGTTCGCGGGCATTTCGATTGCGGCGCTGTTCAAGAAGACCATTCTGAGAAGTCCGCCGCCGCCGCTCTATCTCGAACTTCCGACCTATAAGCTGCCGTCGCTGCAATCCGTGTTGATGAATCTCGTGGACCGTGCCAAGCTCTTCATGATTCGCGCGGGCACGGTGATTCTGGCCGTGACGATTATTCTGTGGGCATTGATGAACATCGAGCTGGCGCCCACGAACGTCGCCGGGTTCGATCTGGAACGGCAGGCTGTGCTCACCAATAGCGTCCTCGATGCCGACGCGCGAGCCGCGGCTTTGAGCCAGATTGACATGCGGCAGGCCGCGCAGCACACCGAGAATTCCATTGGCGGTCAGATGGGCAAGCTGATTGAACCGGTCATCGCGCCGCTGGGATTTGATTGGCGCATGGGTATCGGCATTATCGCCAGCTTCGCCGCGCGCGAGGTTTTTGTCAGTTCGCTGGCGGTCGTACACGGCATCTCCGCCGACGACGAAGATGCCACCACGCTGCGCCAGACTTTACAATCCGCGACAAATGAAGCGGGTGCGCCGCTCTACACTCCCTTGGTCGGCATCGCCTTGATGGTGTTTTTTGTGCTGGCCTGTCAGTGCATGTCCACAGTCGCCATCGTGCGCCGCGAAACCAATTCCTGGAGCTGGCCCGTTTTCATGATCGCCTATATGACCGTGTTGGCGTGGGTCGGCGCCTTCGCCGTCTATCAAGGCGGCAAACTGATCGGCCTCAGCTAA
- a CDS encoding ferrous iron transport protein A, whose translation MEDKCYQCLRCQYTGNAEDLCPLDSMPLGSRCEIIEIQDPSENILRLMEMGLIPGTSVTVERTAPLNSPFSIRLPGCTLAVRREDARHLLVNPLPALNTD comes from the coding sequence ATGGAAGATAAGTGCTATCAGTGTCTTAGGTGCCAGTACACAGGAAATGCCGAAGACCTGTGTCCCTTGGACAGCATGCCGCTTGGGAGCCGTTGCGAGATCATTGAGATCCAGGATCCCTCCGAGAACATCCTCCGTCTGATGGAAATGGGGCTTATTCCCGGTACGTCCGTGACCGTCGAGCGTACCGCGCCGCTGAATAGCCCATTTAGCATCCGCCTGCCCGGTTGCACCTTGGCGGTCCGTCGCGAAGACGCACGCCATCTTCTGGTGAATCCCCTGCCAGCCCTGAACACGGACTAA
- a CDS encoding glycosyltransferase family 4 protein — translation MRILFSNASLMWGGNEKWTLNAAETLARRGHDVWIAVRARELWLARQKSDKVRWVELPFLNDADIRTIWKLRRILQDEQIEIFLPTRSRDYWLGGFARLGTRAKYVMRMGITRTLPNTIKERLRYSIWPDGIIVNAEAVRASLTAHPWIKADRIRVIYNGVDDLTAEPSPHPRPTRQESEILVLAAGRVESEKGFDVLIDAMKLAVEQEPRLICEVWGQGDQVDVLNAQIERLDLGEHVRLRGFTPNLTQQLARAHIAVSSSYREGISNFILEAWAAGVPLAATAIEGSAEIVHDRQRGLLVPPGDAPAMSRAILEFARDRTLRETCIAGGKQAIASTHNWDAMADKMEKFFREIVTKN, via the coding sequence GTGCGCATTCTATTTAGCAATGCCTCATTAATGTGGGGCGGCAACGAAAAGTGGACCCTTAACGCCGCCGAAACTCTGGCCCGGCGTGGCCACGACGTGTGGATCGCCGTCCGCGCCCGGGAGTTGTGGTTGGCGCGGCAGAAATCAGACAAGGTCCGTTGGGTTGAGCTGCCGTTTCTAAATGATGCGGATATCCGCACTATCTGGAAGTTGCGACGCATCCTACAGGATGAGCAAATCGAGATCTTCCTGCCGACGCGCAGCCGTGACTATTGGCTGGGCGGCTTCGCACGTTTGGGAACACGCGCGAAATACGTCATGCGCATGGGAATCACACGCACGCTGCCCAACACCATCAAAGAACGCTTGCGCTACAGCATCTGGCCGGACGGCATTATCGTCAACGCCGAAGCGGTGCGGGCCTCCCTAACGGCCCATCCGTGGATCAAGGCCGACCGCATTCGCGTCATCTACAATGGAGTAGACGACCTAACGGCCGAACCTTCGCCACACCCGCGTCCAACCCGCCAGGAATCAGAAATCCTGGTCCTTGCAGCAGGCCGCGTCGAAAGTGAAAAGGGCTTCGATGTCTTGATTGATGCGATGAAACTGGCGGTGGAGCAGGAGCCCCGGCTGATTTGTGAAGTGTGGGGGCAAGGTGATCAGGTAGATGTACTCAACGCGCAGATTGAACGCCTCGATCTCGGCGAACACGTGCGCCTGCGCGGATTTACTCCGAACCTGACACAGCAGCTCGCGCGGGCGCACATCGCCGTCTCCTCGTCATACCGCGAGGGTATATCAAATTTCATTCTCGAAGCGTGGGCGGCGGGCGTGCCGCTGGCCGCAACCGCGATTGAAGGATCCGCCGAAATCGTGCATGACCGGCAGCGCGGCCTGCTGGTTCCGCCGGGCGATGCGCCAGCCATGAGCCGGGCTATTTTGGAATTCGCGCGCGACCGGACGTTGCGCGAAACGTGTATCGCCGGCGGGAAACAGGCTATCGCCAGCACGCACAACTGGGACGCGATGGCGGACAAAATGGAAAAGTTCTTCCGCGAAATTGTAACAAAAAATTAG
- a CDS encoding ABC transporter ATP-binding protein — protein sequence MITYLSFINPFKRYPRHLILTGLATLCYVVFNTLSIWLIAPVLNIIFLPNKAGESAQTEMLTGGMRGIYDSMKQWSWEIIGAGDPLSVLPRLCIALIAVFLLKNIFAYLQLHFVSYVEQRMIKDLRDRVYAHVIRQPYEFYDRSSTGELMSAVMNDVNTLSVTFQRVFTQAVRDPITVVTLLIILFSISWQLTLAALVIVPAFGVLFRKTGGSLKRKSGRIQEGLAEITGALQETISGARLIKSSATEQPETERFESRSERLFHNSLRLARLERLASPLSETIGVMIIALVLLLGGQQVLSGSLLDAEDFIRFIVVLFSMLAPARAVGNLNNYLQIGSAAGARIDALLAQPIESDVAQDGGQPVSDLRQELRYENVWFRYPTSEQWVLHDVSLTIRCGERVALVGRSGSGKTTLANLLPRFYTPEQGRVLWDGADVQQLDRAALRRQISLVSQDVFLFNESVRYNLTYGLRDVTDDKLATAMKRAQCTDFVAKLPRGLETIVGERGAQLSGGQKQRIAIARALLKDAPLLIFDEATSALDNESERLIQHALEELFRERTVIIIAHRLSSIRFADRVVVLDEGQIAVEGQHPALLDTSELYRTLTQLYEREAHKL from the coding sequence TTGATTACCTATTTAAGCTTCATAAATCCCTTCAAACGCTATCCGCGCCATCTGATCCTGACCGGGTTGGCGACTTTGTGTTATGTGGTGTTTAACACGCTGTCTATCTGGCTGATCGCGCCGGTGTTGAATATCATTTTCCTGCCTAACAAGGCCGGTGAATCCGCACAGACTGAAATGCTCACGGGCGGTATGCGCGGTATTTACGACAGCATGAAGCAGTGGTCGTGGGAAATCATCGGCGCGGGTGACCCGCTATCCGTGCTGCCCCGTTTGTGCATCGCTCTGATTGCGGTGTTCCTGCTGAAGAATATCTTCGCCTATCTGCAGCTGCACTTCGTGTCGTATGTCGAACAGCGCATGATCAAAGATCTGCGCGACCGTGTCTATGCCCATGTGATCCGGCAACCGTACGAATTCTATGACCGCAGCTCGACCGGTGAACTGATGAGCGCGGTGATGAACGACGTTAACACTCTGTCCGTGACGTTCCAGCGCGTGTTCACACAGGCCGTACGTGACCCGATTACCGTCGTGACGCTGCTGATCATTCTGTTCAGCATCTCGTGGCAACTGACGCTGGCCGCGCTTGTGATCGTTCCCGCGTTTGGAGTGCTGTTCCGCAAAACCGGAGGCAGCCTCAAACGCAAGTCCGGAAGGATTCAAGAAGGACTCGCCGAAATCACCGGCGCCCTGCAGGAAACCATCAGCGGCGCGCGCTTGATCAAGTCATCGGCCACGGAGCAGCCCGAAACCGAGCGCTTCGAATCGCGCTCGGAGCGCCTGTTCCACAATTCCTTGCGACTCGCGCGGCTCGAACGACTGGCCTCGCCGCTATCAGAAACAATCGGCGTGATGATCATCGCGCTGGTGCTGTTGCTGGGTGGTCAACAGGTGCTGTCGGGTTCGCTGTTGGATGCCGAGGATTTCATTCGCTTCATCGTCGTGCTGTTCTCAATGCTCGCGCCTGCGCGGGCGGTGGGAAACCTAAACAACTATCTGCAAATCGGCTCGGCAGCGGGCGCCCGCATTGATGCCCTGCTGGCACAGCCGATTGAAAGCGATGTCGCCCAGGATGGCGGCCAGCCGGTCAGCGACCTGCGGCAAGAACTGCGCTACGAAAACGTCTGGTTCCGCTATCCGACATCTGAGCAATGGGTCCTGCACGACGTGTCGCTGACCATTCGCTGCGGTGAACGCGTCGCTCTGGTCGGCAGGTCCGGCAGCGGCAAAACGACGCTGGCGAATCTGCTGCCGCGCTTCTACACTCCTGAACAAGGCCGTGTGCTGTGGGACGGCGCGGATGTGCAACAGCTCGACCGCGCGGCGTTGCGGCGCCAGATTTCACTCGTGAGTCAAGATGTCTTTCTCTTCAATGAAAGCGTGCGCTACAACCTGACTTACGGCTTGCGCGATGTCACCGACGACAAGTTGGCCACCGCCATGAAGCGCGCCCAATGTACGGATTTCGTGGCCAAACTCCCCCGTGGTTTGGAGACGATTGTCGGAGAACGCGGAGCGCAGCTTTCCGGCGGACAAAAACAACGCATCGCGATTGCACGCGCGCTGCTCAAAGATGCGCCGCTGTTGATCTTTGACGAAGCGACGTCAGCGCTCGATAACGAGTCCGAACGGTTGATTCAGCACGCGCTGGAAGAACTGTTCCGCGAGCGCACCGTGATTATCATCGCGCATCGGCTGAGCTCGATTCGCTTCGCCGACCGCGTGGTCGTGCTCGACGAGGGCCAGATCGCGGTGGAAGGCCAGCACCCGGCACTGCTGGACACGAGCGAACTCTATCGCACGTTGACGCAGCTATACGAACGCGAAGCGCACAAGTTGTGA